One window of the Candidatus Microbacterium colombiense genome contains the following:
- a CDS encoding glycogen debranching N-terminal domain-containing protein produces the protein MTPTAPLQPLLDDALIVLDAPTQAWMDVDGRMGTAAIHGIYHGDTRQVRGIELTVDGTELESIGCSAPSPQLAILTDLLRGIDDGMPDPKVRMDRHRHVSAGAFSERIRISSHLSESITVGLTVRVDPDFAPMQQVKAGLPADAMWEWDGEECRSGDAAFGLAAADAVVTREAESLTLRWQVEIAPRSTAEVGWSLALSDSTLVVTTATGSAQTHGLTPADSRAARWLDRATADLHALRLAIPEHPDDAFYAAGAPWFFTLFGRDSIWAARLALEIDPAMAASTLRVLARLQGTTHDAATAEAPGKILHELRSGALSLPNEDVHLPPLYFGTVDATPLWVCLLADAVDAGMPESELREFLPALRGALAWMTVHGDASGSGFIDYADESGHGLANQGWKDSGDSIQWRDGSLATGPIALCEVQGYAYEAAVRGAGLLESLAEPGADELRDWAADLRSRFRAAYWVTTPEGRYPAIALDADGAPVDTLTSNIGHLIGTGILDPEEEQICAALLTGPSMSSGYGIRTMSSDAAGYWPLSYHGGSVWAHDTAIVMHGMLRSGLTDSARSVAHQLLDLAEGFDYRVPELHAGNDRIAGARPLPYPAACRPQAWAAAAAVVCARALA, from the coding sequence ATGACCCCCACCGCCCCCCTCCAGCCCCTGTTGGACGACGCGCTGATCGTGCTCGACGCACCGACCCAGGCCTGGATGGACGTCGACGGCCGCATGGGCACCGCGGCGATCCACGGCATCTACCACGGTGACACGCGTCAGGTGCGAGGCATCGAGCTCACGGTGGACGGCACGGAGCTCGAGTCGATCGGATGCTCCGCGCCGAGCCCGCAGCTGGCCATCCTCACCGATCTGCTCCGTGGCATCGACGACGGTATGCCCGATCCCAAGGTGCGGATGGATCGCCACCGTCACGTGTCGGCCGGCGCCTTCTCGGAGCGGATCCGGATCTCCTCGCACCTCTCCGAGAGCATCACCGTGGGTCTCACGGTGCGCGTGGATCCCGACTTCGCGCCGATGCAGCAGGTCAAGGCGGGCCTGCCCGCCGACGCGATGTGGGAGTGGGACGGCGAGGAGTGCCGTTCCGGCGATGCCGCCTTCGGACTGGCGGCGGCGGATGCCGTGGTGACCCGGGAGGCGGAGTCGCTGACGCTGCGGTGGCAGGTGGAGATCGCTCCTCGCAGCACGGCCGAGGTGGGCTGGTCGCTCGCGCTCTCCGACTCGACCCTCGTCGTCACCACCGCGACGGGGTCGGCGCAGACGCACGGTCTCACCCCCGCCGATTCGCGCGCTGCGCGCTGGCTCGACCGCGCCACGGCCGACCTGCACGCTCTGCGCCTCGCGATCCCCGAGCATCCTGACGATGCCTTCTACGCCGCGGGCGCGCCCTGGTTCTTCACGCTGTTCGGCCGCGACTCGATCTGGGCCGCACGGCTCGCGCTCGAGATCGACCCCGCAATGGCCGCGTCGACGCTGCGGGTGCTCGCCCGCCTGCAGGGCACGACGCACGATGCGGCGACAGCCGAGGCCCCCGGCAAGATTCTGCACGAACTCCGCAGCGGCGCCCTCTCTCTGCCGAACGAGGATGTGCACCTGCCCCCGCTCTACTTCGGCACCGTCGACGCGACGCCGCTGTGGGTCTGCCTGCTGGCGGATGCCGTCGACGCCGGGATGCCGGAATCCGAGCTGCGGGAGTTCCTCCCCGCGTTGCGCGGCGCGCTGGCGTGGATGACGGTGCACGGCGACGCCTCGGGCAGCGGCTTCATCGACTACGCCGACGAGTCGGGCCACGGCCTGGCCAACCAGGGCTGGAAGGATTCCGGCGACTCGATCCAGTGGCGCGACGGCAGCCTGGCCACCGGTCCCATCGCGCTGTGCGAAGTGCAGGGCTACGCCTACGAGGCCGCCGTGCGCGGGGCCGGGCTCCTCGAGTCGCTCGCCGAGCCCGGCGCGGACGAGCTGCGCGACTGGGCCGCCGACCTCCGGTCCCGCTTCCGCGCGGCCTACTGGGTGACGACGCCGGAGGGCAGATACCCGGCGATCGCCCTCGACGCCGACGGCGCCCCGGTCGACACGCTCACGAGCAACATCGGCCACCTGATCGGCACCGGCATCCTCGATCCCGAGGAGGAGCAGATCTGCGCAGCGCTGCTCACGGGTCCGAGCATGTCGAGCGGGTACGGCATCCGCACCATGTCGAGCGACGCCGCGGGGTACTGGCCGCTGAGCTATCACGGCGGCAGCGTCTGGGCGCATGACACCGCGATCGTGATGCACGGCATGCTGCGGTCCGGCCTCACCGACTCCGCCCGGTCCGTGGCACATCAGCTGCTCGACCTGGCCGAGGGGTTCGACTACCGCGTGCCCGAACTGCACGCCGGGAACGATCGCATCGCAGGCGCCCGACCGCTCCCCTACCCTGCCGCCTGCCGACCGCAGGCCTGGGCCGCGGCTGCGGCGGTGGTGTGCGCGCGCGCACTGGCGTGA
- the hutI gene encoding imidazolonepropionase, translating to MTTLITNIGELTTNVSRDGDPCGTLRDAAVLIDDGRIAWVGAAAEAPASDDVVDAGGRAVIPGFVDSHSHLVFGGDRAEEFEARMAGQKYAAGGIRSTVAATRGASDQELRARLRGFVDEMLAQGTTTVEIKSGYGLSVVDEERLVRLAAEVTPEVTFLGAHVVPAEYADRPDEYVDLVVGPMLDACAPHATWIDVFCETGAFTVPQSRRVLEAGIARGLQPRVHASQLGPGEGVRLAVELGAASIDHGTYLTDDDIDALASSDTVLTLLPGVEFSTRQPYPDARRLIDAGVTVALACDTNPGSSFTSSMPFCIAVAVRDMGMTPAEAVWAATAGGAKALRRDDIGIIAVGARADLVLLKAPTRIHLAYRPGVPLVERVWKDGVAIA from the coding sequence ATGACCACGCTCATCACGAACATCGGCGAGTTGACGACCAATGTCAGCCGCGACGGCGACCCCTGCGGCACCCTGCGGGATGCGGCGGTGCTGATCGACGACGGGCGCATCGCGTGGGTCGGCGCCGCGGCGGAGGCACCGGCGTCGGACGACGTCGTCGATGCCGGCGGGCGCGCCGTCATCCCCGGATTCGTCGACAGCCACAGCCACCTGGTGTTCGGCGGTGATCGGGCCGAGGAGTTCGAGGCACGGATGGCGGGGCAGAAGTACGCCGCCGGCGGCATCCGCTCCACCGTCGCGGCCACGCGGGGTGCGAGCGATCAGGAGCTACGGGCCCGTCTGCGGGGCTTCGTCGACGAGATGCTCGCGCAGGGGACCACGACGGTCGAGATCAAGAGCGGCTACGGCCTCAGCGTCGTCGACGAGGAGCGGCTCGTGCGGCTCGCGGCCGAGGTCACCCCGGAAGTCACGTTCCTCGGGGCGCACGTCGTGCCGGCGGAGTACGCCGATAGGCCTGACGAGTACGTCGACCTCGTGGTGGGTCCGATGCTCGACGCGTGTGCACCGCACGCGACGTGGATCGACGTCTTCTGCGAGACCGGGGCGTTCACGGTGCCGCAGTCGCGCCGGGTGCTCGAGGCCGGCATCGCGCGCGGCCTGCAGCCGCGCGTGCACGCCAGCCAGCTCGGCCCCGGCGAGGGCGTGCGGCTCGCCGTCGAACTGGGTGCGGCATCCATCGACCACGGCACCTATCTGACCGACGACGACATCGATGCGCTCGCCTCATCCGACACCGTGCTCACCCTGCTTCCCGGCGTCGAGTTCTCGACCCGGCAGCCCTACCCCGATGCGCGTCGCCTGATCGATGCCGGGGTCACGGTCGCGCTCGCGTGCGACACGAACCCGGGGTCGAGCTTCACCTCATCGATGCCGTTCTGCATCGCCGTCGCCGTGCGCGACATGGGCATGACCCCCGCCGAGGCCGTGTGGGCCGCGACCGCGGGCGGGGCCAAGGCGCTGCGTCGTGACGACATCGGCATCATCGCGGTGGGGGCACGGGCCGACCTGGTGCTGCTGAAGGCGCCGACCCGCATCCACCTCGCCTATCGGCCCGGCGTGCCGCTGGTCGAGCGGGTGTGGAAGGACGGCGTTGCGATCGCGTGA